In Candidatus Berkelbacteria bacterium, the following are encoded in one genomic region:
- a CDS encoding STAS/SEC14 domain-containing protein, translating into MANKVTLHDSFIELVFIGDQTEKTVRSISEKARRLSEKQWKGDPTLVLVNLYKMGKSSFTSRSAALEALNAAPFIRMAVYANSVFLRHVAELIIRAARMGEKIRIFTAREEAVRWLTGGNHFKTE; encoded by the coding sequence ATGGCGAATAAGGTTACTTTGCACGACTCTTTTATAGAACTAGTTTTTATAGGAGATCAGACAGAGAAGACTGTCCGTTCGATTTCAGAAAAAGCACGTCGATTGAGCGAGAAGCAGTGGAAAGGCGATCCGACACTTGTCCTTGTGAATTTATACAAAATGGGCAAATCTAGTTTCACTTCCCGCAGCGCGGCTTTGGAGGCGTTAAATGCCGCTCCATTTATTCGTATGGCAGTCTACGCAAACAGTGTTTTCTTACGACACGTCGCCGAGCTGATCATCCGAGCTGCACGCATGGGCGAAAAGATAAGAATCTTTACTGCCCGTGAGGAAGCAGTTCGTTGGTTAACTGGAGGCAACCATTTCAAAACAGAGTGA
- the tsaE gene encoding tRNA (adenosine(37)-N6)-threonylcarbamoyltransferase complex ATPase subunit type 1 TsaE — MEINEEGLLTVAKKVVGSLHDGDVIALSGPLASGKTSLVKHLVAAMGYAGRVSSPTFVLERRYPVEWQGVKEVLHLDFYRLTAEEIESFDWQDHIGDRGTIAFIEWPEIAAAHLPKKAKTISLEIIDDKTRRITFSNNFGF; from the coding sequence ATGGAAATTAACGAGGAAGGCCTTTTGACGGTGGCAAAAAAGGTAGTTGGGTCACTGCACGATGGCGACGTTATCGCTCTTTCGGGCCCACTTGCTTCTGGGAAAACAAGCTTAGTTAAGCACCTCGTCGCAGCGATGGGTTACGCGGGTAGGGTTAGTAGCCCAACTTTCGTGCTGGAGCGCCGCTACCCCGTCGAATGGCAAGGCGTGAAGGAAGTATTGCATCTCGATTTTTACCGACTGACAGCAGAGGAAATAGAGAGCTTCGACTGGCAGGACCATATCGGCGACCGAGGAACGATCGCCTTTATTGAATGGCCAGAAATAGCCGCCGCACACCTTCCGAAAAAAGCTAAGACTATATCGCTAGAAATAATTGATGATAAAACACGACGTATCACATTTTCCAACAATTTTGGTTTTTAA